The Sander vitreus isolate 19-12246 chromosome 5, sanVit1, whole genome shotgun sequence genome includes a region encoding these proteins:
- the LOC144518366 gene encoding intracellular hyaluronan-binding protein 4-like isoform X1 produces the protein MLPDAYGCAVANRYGDLLDDDADPFDLISKAEMEKAKRKKKEDEEKKGKQKKTGHKESQKDRRVPQDPAPVRKQQQQARPGPVTESGKEAQRATKTFGGRRSTQEEYPQEFSIVRPSYNAESDVRGRGRRGARGGGEYKRNSDNFNLRGKREYDRHNGTGISPEEKRGGRGPWNWGSVEEAANELMEVTSDAPVKSEEHQRPVEEENRATEEEVGEMVVQVAMEMTLDEWKALQETSRPKAEFNIRKAENKIPSKAKVIHQSKHVEMVKEGTLEDMEDEGNFLRRSVNDITSLLDINFGSLGRPSRGGRGRGARGGPESRPERAKPILEKEEDLAPNPDDPEDFPALSAGR, from the exons ATGCTCCCTGACGCCTACGGGTGCGCTGTGGCGAACAGGTACGGGGATCTTCTGGATGACGACGCTGACCCGTTCGACTTGATCAGCAAAGCTGAAATGGAGAAGgcgaaaagaaagaaaaaggaagatgaagagaagaaaggcaagcagaaaaaaactggTCACAAGGAATCCCAAAAGGACAGACGCGTCCCTCAAGACCCGGCTCCAG TCcgtaagcagcagcagcaggcacgTCCTGGACCAGTGACTGAGAGCGGAAAGGAGGCCCAGAGGGCCACAAAGACCTTTGGGGGCCGTAGGTCCACCCAAGAAGAGTACCCACAGGAGTTTTCCATCGTGAG GCCTTCCTATAATGCAGAGTCTGACGTCAGGGGCAGAGGTAGGAGAGGAGCAAGAGGTGGTGGGGAATACAAAAGGAACTCCGACAACTTCAACCTGAGGGGCAAGAGAGAGTACGATCGACACAATGGAAC AGGTATCTCTcctgaggaaaagagaggcgGAAGAGGACCGTGGAACTGGGGCAGTGTTGAAGAAGCTGCAAA TGAATTAATGGAGGTGACATCCGACGCTCCAGTCAAATCTGAGGAGCACCAAAGACCTGTGGAGGAAGAGAATCG AGCAACGGAAGAAGAGGTCGGAGAGATGGTGGTCCAGGTTGCCATGGAGATGACCCTGGATGAGTGGAAGGCCCTGCAGGAGACGAGTCGTCCCAAGGCCGAGTTTAATATCCGCAAAGCCGAGAACAAGATTCCCTCGAAAGCAAAGGTCATCCACCAGTCAAAGCACGTGGAG ATGGTGAAGGAGGGGACCCTGGAAGACATGGAAGATGAAGGCAACTTTCTCCGTAGGTCTGTGAACGACATCACCTCCCTTCTGGACATCAATTTCGGGAGTCTTGGACGCCCCAGTCGTGGGGGTCGGGGAAGGGGAGCACGAGGCGGCCCGGAAAGTCGCCCAGAGAGAGCCAAACCCATATTGGAGAAG GAGGAGGATCTGGCTCCAAACCCAGATGATCCAGAAGACTTCCCAGCGCTGTCAGCAGGAAGATAA
- the LOC144518366 gene encoding intracellular hyaluronan-binding protein 4-like isoform X2 yields MLPDAYGCAVANRYGDLLDDDADPFDLISKAEMEKAKRKKKEDEEKKGKQKKTGHKESQKDRRVPQDPAPVRKQQQQARPGPVTESGKEAQRATKTFGGRRSTQEEYPQEFSIVRPSYNAESDVRGRGRRGARGGGEYKRNSDNFNLRGKREGISPEEKRGGRGPWNWGSVEEAANELMEVTSDAPVKSEEHQRPVEEENRATEEEVGEMVVQVAMEMTLDEWKALQETSRPKAEFNIRKAENKIPSKAKVIHQSKHVEMVKEGTLEDMEDEGNFLRRSVNDITSLLDINFGSLGRPSRGGRGRGARGGPESRPERAKPILEKEEDLAPNPDDPEDFPALSAGR; encoded by the exons ATGCTCCCTGACGCCTACGGGTGCGCTGTGGCGAACAGGTACGGGGATCTTCTGGATGACGACGCTGACCCGTTCGACTTGATCAGCAAAGCTGAAATGGAGAAGgcgaaaagaaagaaaaaggaagatgaagagaagaaaggcaagcagaaaaaaactggTCACAAGGAATCCCAAAAGGACAGACGCGTCCCTCAAGACCCGGCTCCAG TCcgtaagcagcagcagcaggcacgTCCTGGACCAGTGACTGAGAGCGGAAAGGAGGCCCAGAGGGCCACAAAGACCTTTGGGGGCCGTAGGTCCACCCAAGAAGAGTACCCACAGGAGTTTTCCATCGTGAG GCCTTCCTATAATGCAGAGTCTGACGTCAGGGGCAGAGGTAGGAGAGGAGCAAGAGGTGGTGGGGAATACAAAAGGAACTCCGACAACTTCAACCTGAGGGGCAAGAGAGA AGGTATCTCTcctgaggaaaagagaggcgGAAGAGGACCGTGGAACTGGGGCAGTGTTGAAGAAGCTGCAAA TGAATTAATGGAGGTGACATCCGACGCTCCAGTCAAATCTGAGGAGCACCAAAGACCTGTGGAGGAAGAGAATCG AGCAACGGAAGAAGAGGTCGGAGAGATGGTGGTCCAGGTTGCCATGGAGATGACCCTGGATGAGTGGAAGGCCCTGCAGGAGACGAGTCGTCCCAAGGCCGAGTTTAATATCCGCAAAGCCGAGAACAAGATTCCCTCGAAAGCAAAGGTCATCCACCAGTCAAAGCACGTGGAG ATGGTGAAGGAGGGGACCCTGGAAGACATGGAAGATGAAGGCAACTTTCTCCGTAGGTCTGTGAACGACATCACCTCCCTTCTGGACATCAATTTCGGGAGTCTTGGACGCCCCAGTCGTGGGGGTCGGGGAAGGGGAGCACGAGGCGGCCCGGAAAGTCGCCCAGAGAGAGCCAAACCCATATTGGAGAAG GAGGAGGATCTGGCTCCAAACCCAGATGATCCAGAAGACTTCCCAGCGCTGTCAGCAGGAAGATAA
- the znf367 gene encoding zinc finger protein 367 has protein sequence MTDNNHPHVIFCNNSPKRVLVSVIKTTPIKPRNAEALTPTSPGFSDFMVYPWKWGENAHNVTLSPGSVSGASSPTGTQTAREADTDPTPDQIRDGIRRGRPRADTVRELISEGETSSSHIRCNICNRVFPREKSLQAHKRTHTGERPYLCDYPNCGKAFVQSGQLKTHQRLHTGEKPFVCSEKGCGNRFTHANRHCPKHPFSRLKREEPKEGQEKAQSVDNKAVAEWLVKYWRTREQRSPTTTKVKPQGKARAEDQEQQDPMEFLQSDEENGEEEETAEEEKGSQGGAAKRRLQEQRERLHGALALIELANNLSA, from the exons ATGACCGATAACAACCACCCGCACGTTATTTTCTGCAACAACTCGCCCAAAAGAGTTTTGGTGTCTGTTATTAAGACAACACCGATCAAACCCAGGAATGCGGAGGCCCTGACGCCGACAAGTCCCGGCTTCAGCGACTTCATGGTCTACCCGTGGAAATGGGGGGAGAACGCCCACAATGTGACCCTGAGCCCGGGATCAGTGAGCGGGGCTTCGTCACCTACCGGGACCCAGACGGCCAGGGAAGCGGACACGGATCCCACACCTGACCAAATCAGG GATGGCATCCGCAGAGGGCGTCCACGGGCCGACACCGTTAGGGAGCTCATAAGCGAAGGCGAGACTTCATCCAGCCATATTCGCTGTAACATTTGCAACCGAGTGTTTCCCAGAGAGAAGTCTCTTCAGGCTCATAAGAGGacacacacag GAGAGAGGCCCTACCTGTGCGACTACCCAAATTGTGGGAAGGCGTTTGTCCAGAGCGGTCAGCTGAAGACGCACCAGCGGCTGCACACTGGAGAAAAACCCTTTGTCTGCTCAGAGAAAG GATGTGGCAATCGGTTCACACATGCCAACCGTCACTGTCCCAAGCATCCTTTCTCGCGTCTGAAGAGAGAGGAACCAAAGGAGGGCCAGGAGAAGGCTCAGTCTGTGGATAACAAGGCTGTGGCAGAGTGGCTTGTAAA GTACTGGCGAACTCGTGAGCAGCGTTCCCCCACAACTACCAAGGTGAAGCCCCAGGGCAAGGCAAGAGCAGAGGATCAGGAGCAGCAGGATCCCATGGAGTTTCTCCAGTCCGATGAAGAGAACGGGGAAGAGGAAGAGACggcagaggaagagaagggcAGCCAGGGAGGAGCCGCCAAGCGCCGCCTCCAGGAGCAACGAGAGCGACTCCACGGTGCTCTGGCACTCATTGAGCTGGCCAACAACCTGTCTGCCTGA
- the slc35d2 gene encoding nucleotide sugar transporter SLC35D2 isoform X2 produces MIITLVVLYAAKMSKTVQFQDFDRSIVLKIFPLPLLYVGNHITGLASTKKLSLPMFTVLRKFTILMTMILEVYILRKTFPKRLVYSVVAIVLGAMVAASSDLAFDVEGYTFILLNDALTAASGVYTKKKLGTEGLGKYGVLFYNALIIVIPTLLASAFTGDLHKAVTFEDWVETTFIFCFLTSCFMGFVLMYSIVLCSYYNSALTTTVVGAIKNVAVAYIGVFVGGDYLFSWTNFLGLSICMSGGLVYSYLIFNQKSSGSNTEGAQELKIHITKD; encoded by the exons ATGATCATCACTCTTGTTGTTCTTTATGCTGCCAAAATGAGCAAAACAGTCCAGTTTCAAGATTTTGACAGAAGTATTGTCTTAAAA ATTTTCCCTCTTCCTTTGCTGTACGTTGGCAACCATATAACAGGACTGGCAAGCACCAAAAAACTCAG TTTACCCATGTTTACAGTACTACGGAAATTCACCATATTGATGACAATGATCTTGGAAGTATATATTCTAAG aaaAACATTCCCGAAACGCCTTGTGTACAGTGTTGTAGCCATAGTCCTGGGTGCCATGGTGGCTGCAAG TTCTGACCTGGCCTTCGATGTGGAGGGCTATACTTTCATTCTGCTCAATGATGCCCTTACTGCTGCCAGCGGCGTGTACACCAAGAAGAAACTTGGCACTGAG ggccTTGGGAAGTATGGTGTCTTATTTTACAATGCACTAATCATTGTCATCCCCACTTTGTTGGCAAGTGCATTTACTGGAGATTTACACAAG GCAGTCACATTCGAGGACTGGGTTGAAaccacttttattttttgtttcctcACGTCCTGCTTCATGGG gtttGTGCTGATGTATTCCATAGTCCTGTGCAGCTATTATAACTCAGCACTTACTACGACAGTAGTGGGGGCAATAAAG AATGTTGCAGTAGCCTATATTGGCGTCTTTGTGGGTGGAGACTACCTGTTCTCTTGGACCAACTTCCTAGGCCTCAGCATTTG TATGTCAGGTGGACTAGTGTACTCATATCTCATCTTCAACCAAAAATCATCTGGAAGTAATACAGAAGGAGCACAAGAGCTGAAGATTCACATCACAAAAGATTAA
- the slc35d2 gene encoding nucleotide sugar transporter SLC35D2 isoform X1 produces MSANACQETVEHSGLLKFYSAVFYAGSSFLITVVNKTVLTSFRFPSYMCLGIGQMIITLVVLYAAKMSKTVQFQDFDRSIVLKIFPLPLLYVGNHITGLASTKKLSLPMFTVLRKFTILMTMILEVYILRKTFPKRLVYSVVAIVLGAMVAASSDLAFDVEGYTFILLNDALTAASGVYTKKKLGTEGLGKYGVLFYNALIIVIPTLLASAFTGDLHKAVTFEDWVETTFIFCFLTSCFMGFVLMYSIVLCSYYNSALTTTVVGAIKNVAVAYIGVFVGGDYLFSWTNFLGLSICMSGGLVYSYLIFNQKSSGSNTEGAQELKIHITKD; encoded by the exons ATGTCTGCCAACGCCTGTCAAGAAACCGTTGAACACTCCGGACTGCTCAAGTTTTACTCTGCCGTGTTTTACGCCGGCAGTTCGTTTCTTATCACGGTGGTAAATAAAACCGTGCTGACCAGCTTCAG GTTTCCTTCCTACATGTGTCTGGGAATTGGCCag ATGATCATCACTCTTGTTGTTCTTTATGCTGCCAAAATGAGCAAAACAGTCCAGTTTCAAGATTTTGACAGAAGTATTGTCTTAAAA ATTTTCCCTCTTCCTTTGCTGTACGTTGGCAACCATATAACAGGACTGGCAAGCACCAAAAAACTCAG TTTACCCATGTTTACAGTACTACGGAAATTCACCATATTGATGACAATGATCTTGGAAGTATATATTCTAAG aaaAACATTCCCGAAACGCCTTGTGTACAGTGTTGTAGCCATAGTCCTGGGTGCCATGGTGGCTGCAAG TTCTGACCTGGCCTTCGATGTGGAGGGCTATACTTTCATTCTGCTCAATGATGCCCTTACTGCTGCCAGCGGCGTGTACACCAAGAAGAAACTTGGCACTGAG ggccTTGGGAAGTATGGTGTCTTATTTTACAATGCACTAATCATTGTCATCCCCACTTTGTTGGCAAGTGCATTTACTGGAGATTTACACAAG GCAGTCACATTCGAGGACTGGGTTGAAaccacttttattttttgtttcctcACGTCCTGCTTCATGGG gtttGTGCTGATGTATTCCATAGTCCTGTGCAGCTATTATAACTCAGCACTTACTACGACAGTAGTGGGGGCAATAAAG AATGTTGCAGTAGCCTATATTGGCGTCTTTGTGGGTGGAGACTACCTGTTCTCTTGGACCAACTTCCTAGGCCTCAGCATTTG TATGTCAGGTGGACTAGTGTACTCATATCTCATCTTCAACCAAAAATCATCTGGAAGTAATACAGAAGGAGCACAAGAGCTGAAGATTCACATCACAAAAGATTAA
- the ccl27a gene encoding C-C motif chemokine 27a yields MDMKVAFVIACLCTLAITSTEAGIPKCCITTKMDIPVSVLLKVQRWNIQQSSGACDIPALILYVKESKKPICAHPKVKRTLMMLQRMIKQNKLKAAY; encoded by the exons ATGGATATGAAAGTTGCGTTTGTGATTGCCTGTCTGTGTACTTTGGCCATCACCTCTACTGAAG CTGGCATCCCAAAATGCTGCATCACAACAAAAATGGACATCCCTGTGTCAGTGCTGCTGAAGGTTCAAAGATGGAACATACAGCAAAGCAGCGGCGCCTGTGACATCCCTGCATTGAT ACTGTATGTAAAGGAGTCGAAGAAGCCCATATGTGCTCATCCTAAAGTGAAGAGAACACTGATGATGCTGCAGCGGATGATCAAACAGAACAAGCTGAAAGCAGCTTACTGA